In the Bernardetia sp. genome, AACGACAATTTAAAACTTCGTTTAGAGTAATTTTTTAATTTTAAAATCTAAATTTCAATATATATGTTTTTTGGTTCTGACGACAAACCTGCTTCTATTGTAGAAGCTGTAAATGAATTGCCTGATTCGGGTATTACGGTATATGCCTTAAAGGCTTTAGATTTTGTTGTTCCAGGAGAGTGGAACAATCCAACAGACTTTGATACGCTTATGCGTGAGGTTACTGGAGAAGATGATGACGATTTTTTGGAGGAAGTAAAAGCAAAAGCAGAAGAACTCTATGCAGATGAAGAAACAGGCTACCAAACGGCTGTCAGTATTTTCAAGATTGTAGATAATGCTGATATGGCTTTGGGAGCTGCTGCAATGGCAGACAAACTAGCTGATAGTGTTGGTTTTCTCTCTTTTATGAAAGACATCACACCAAAAGCTGATACGGTTCAGAGTATTGACTTAGCTATCAAGATTACCGCAGAACTTCTTGCCTTTACTAAAATCAACGGAATCCCAGGAGATAGTTTTGGTGAATTTGTAGATTCACTTGCCAATTACTCTGGAGAAGCTAAAATAAGAATGGCTGCTATTGTTGCTTTTGATGGTGTATTGCCTTTAGGTCCTGACTTTGCAGAAATGGCTCTCAATAAAATTCAAGAGGCAAGTGTTGACCAAGTCGAAGAAAGTAGTGTTTTTCAAAAAGTAGCAGACTATATTCCTGGTGGAGGAGTTTCAGAAAAACTAGGTTTTATCAGAGAATCCTTTGGGCATACTAAAGATTGGCTCTCTTCTTTCCAAGAAGAAAACAACATTACAAGAGAAAGCATATTAGAAAAACTTTCTGAATATATTTCTTTGGCAGATGACAAACTAGATTATGTTTCGGCTTTCCTTGATGCTTCAACAAACTATTTCGAACATACAGGAACACAAACCGTAGCTAGTCGCTTGATTGAGCGTGCTGTTAATGAGGTGTAATTTTATAAATCATTTCTATATTTTTGTGCATAAATAAAATTCCTATTTTAGTCTATTGCTATCATAGGAATTTTTACTTCATATTTTTTTTACCTATCTCAAAAAATGACTTTACATACAATAGATACAGGACTTTTCAAATTAGATGGTGGGGCAATGTTTGGCGTTGTTCCTAAGGCACTTTGGCAAAAACTCAACCCAGCCGACCAAAACAATATGTGTACGTGGGCAATGCGCTGCCTTCTGATAGAAGATGGAAACAGACTTATCTTGATAGATACAGGGATAGGCGATAAACAAGACGAAAAATTTGTAAGTCATTTCTATCTACACGGTGATGATTCACTAGAAAAATCTTTAAAAAGCAAAGGTTTTTCCACATCTGATATTACTGATGTTTTTCTTACACATTTGCATTTTGACCACTGTGGAGGAGCTATTAAAAGGCAAAAAGATAAACTTGTACCTGTTTTCGAAAATGCTACCTATTGGTCAAATACAGACCATTGGAACTGGGCTGTAAATCCTAATCCGAGAGAAAAAGCCTCCTTTTTAAAGGAAAATATTTTACCTATCAAGGAAAGTGGACAACTAAAACTTATCTCGCCTAATCAAAAATCTGACTCGTTGCCTTTTGAGTTACGTTTTTTAGATGGACATACAGAAAAACAAATGTTGCCTCAATTCAAATACAAAGGTAGAACAATTGTTTTCTGTGCTGACCTTATTCCCTCAGTACATCATGTGCGCTTGCCTTATATTATGGCTTATGATATGCGCCCTTTAAAAACCCTTTCTGAAAAAGAAGTCTTACTCAACGAAGCTGTAGAAAACGATTATATTTTATTCTTCGAACACGACCCAGTCAATCAGTGCTGTACACTTCACAGAACCGAACGAGGCATTATGCCAAAAGAAATTGGAAGTCTTAACGATTTTTTGTAGTTTGTTGGAATTAGACTAAGTTGCTGACAGCAAAGTTATAATAGTAGGCTTTCTGCTATCTGTAGTCTAAAAAACTTTCCCTTTTCCGTAGTTCTTTTATTTTTAATTATGATAAAAGCACAGCCCTTTTGCACTAAAGTTCGTGTTCTTACTGGAGTACTATTCTTATTTTTTCAATCTATTTATTTTCCTCTATACAGTCAAATAGAAAGTAAATATGGTGCTTTGCCTTTTATTCAATTCTACACTCCCAAAGATTATCAAGCAGGTGTTGTAAATTTATCTGTCAGAAAAGATAAAAAAGGGATTCTATACTTTGCCAACACACAAGGTATAGTACAGTTTGATGGAAATACGTGGCGTACCATAGAAGTTCCTAATGTTGAATTTGTAAGGACATTAGATATTGGAGACACTGACAGTATATTTATAGGAGCGGTCAATCAGATTGGAAAGTTAGTACCCAATAAAACTGGAAAACTAGAGTTTGTATCTCTTGTTGATTTGATACAGGAAGAGAGCAGAAATTTTGGTGAAGTATGGAAAGTAAAGGCAACACCTAAAGGCATATTTTTCGTCACCGATAAATACCTTTTTAGATATAAAAATGGAAAAATAACACAGTGGAGGACTAAGGGCAAAGCCTTTTATTCTGCATACTATTTAAATAATACGCTGTTTGTTTTAGATAAAGGTTTTGGCTTAGAAAAAGTAGTTGGCGATAAACTGGAACTTGTAAGTAATGACGAACCAATTGCAAATGGTAGTATCCGCTTTCTGTTTCCTTACCAAGACGCTAATGGCTCTTATTCTGATAATGAAATTGTGGTAG is a window encoding:
- a CDS encoding MBL fold metallo-hydrolase; this translates as MTLHTIDTGLFKLDGGAMFGVVPKALWQKLNPADQNNMCTWAMRCLLIEDGNRLILIDTGIGDKQDEKFVSHFYLHGDDSLEKSLKSKGFSTSDITDVFLTHLHFDHCGGAIKRQKDKLVPVFENATYWSNTDHWNWAVNPNPREKASFLKENILPIKESGQLKLISPNQKSDSLPFELRFLDGHTEKQMLPQFKYKGRTIVFCADLIPSVHHVRLPYIMAYDMRPLKTLSEKEVLLNEAVENDYILFFEHDPVNQCCTLHRTERGIMPKEIGSLNDFL